A single window of Cytobacillus dafuensis DNA harbors:
- the queE gene encoding 7-carboxy-7-deazaguanine synthase QueE, producing MSKVPVMEIFGPTIQGEGMVIGQKTMFVRTAGCDYSCSWCDSAFTWDGSGKELIKQMDAEEIWQELKALGGDGFSFVTISGGNPALLKNLQYLIDLLKDNNIKIALETQGSKWQDWFLEIDELTISPKPPSSGMVTDFYALDMIITKLKEAVPAQSVSLKVVVFDDHDYEYAKKVHKRYQEVPFFLQVGNDDNQTTDNQHLVSQLLQRYEWLINKSMLDDEVRDVKVLPQLHTYIWGNKRGV from the coding sequence TTGAGTAAAGTACCTGTAATGGAGATTTTTGGTCCTACTATTCAAGGAGAAGGGATGGTTATTGGCCAAAAGACCATGTTTGTTCGAACAGCTGGCTGTGATTATTCTTGTTCATGGTGTGATTCTGCTTTTACATGGGATGGTTCGGGAAAAGAATTAATTAAGCAAATGGATGCAGAAGAAATTTGGCAAGAACTTAAAGCATTAGGCGGTGACGGTTTTTCATTTGTAACGATATCTGGCGGAAATCCAGCATTATTAAAAAACCTTCAATACCTAATCGATTTATTAAAAGATAATAATATAAAAATTGCTTTGGAAACACAGGGAAGCAAGTGGCAGGATTGGTTCTTAGAAATTGATGAATTAACGATTTCACCTAAACCACCTAGCTCTGGAATGGTCACTGATTTTTATGCGCTTGATATGATTATTACTAAGCTTAAAGAAGCAGTTCCAGCGCAAAGTGTCAGTTTAAAAGTAGTTGTTTTTGATGATCATGATTACGAATATGCAAAAAAGGTGCATAAACGCTATCAGGAAGTTCCATTTTTCTTACAAGTAGGAAATGACGATAATCAAACAACAGACAATCAACACCTTGTTTCCCAGTTATTGCAGAGATATGAATGGTTGATTAATAAATCTATGCTAGATGATGAGGTAAGAGATGTGAAAGTACTGCCCCAACTCCATACCTATATTTGGGGAAATAAGCGTGGAGTATGA
- a CDS encoding MerR family transcriptional regulator: protein MQKKISIGKMAKLNNISIQTLHHYDKIGLLSPSYIDPETNYRFYSIKQCACLDFIKYLKCMGFTLQEMKEVFTEKDADSIPKLLDEQIQLIDQKMNELVQMKKTLKVASENYKTYIQIPKMGVVERNFLPERKIYCYDGKKDIYEDQLETYEYILRELRNQALIHQFPTSYFCNVGSITRKETIKQRKLTSTEIFMLVDADFFNLKEIEFLPAHEYVSIYCDHFSQEKEYAFKLIDYIEENQLEIAGDYICEVIVELPCWTQYERQMIMKLQIPVKKRIK, encoded by the coding sequence ATGCAAAAAAAGATTTCAATTGGGAAAATGGCGAAGCTAAACAATATTTCTATTCAAACCTTACATCATTATGACAAAATCGGTCTACTGTCACCAAGCTATATTGATCCAGAAACAAACTATCGTTTTTATAGTATTAAGCAATGCGCATGTCTTGATTTTATAAAGTATTTAAAGTGTATGGGTTTTACACTGCAAGAAATGAAAGAAGTTTTTACAGAAAAGGATGCAGATTCGATTCCGAAACTTCTTGATGAGCAAATTCAATTGATTGATCAAAAAATGAATGAGCTTGTACAAATGAAAAAAACACTGAAGGTAGCATCCGAAAACTACAAGACTTATATACAAATCCCGAAAATGGGAGTAGTTGAGCGGAACTTTCTACCGGAACGAAAAATTTATTGCTATGACGGTAAAAAAGATATTTATGAAGATCAGTTAGAAACATATGAATATATATTGAGGGAGCTGAGAAATCAAGCACTTATTCATCAGTTCCCAACTTCGTATTTTTGTAATGTAGGCTCGATTACTCGTAAGGAAACCATTAAACAGCGGAAGCTAACGTCAACAGAGATTTTTATGCTTGTTGATGCTGATTTTTTCAACTTAAAGGAAATAGAGTTTCTGCCTGCACATGAATACGTATCGATTTACTGTGATCACTTTTCGCAGGAGAAAGAGTATGCCTTTAAATTAATCGATTACATAGAGGAAAATCAGCTTGAAATTGCAGGAGATTATATTTGTGAGGTTATTGTTGAATTGCCGTGCTGGACTCAATATGAACGCCAAATGATTATGAAACTGCAAATTCCTGTGAAAAAAAGAATCAAATAG
- a CDS encoding DUF2085 domain-containing protein translates to MIKLKDVAAIVPCHRKKERCLTIRGYKLPLCARCTGILVGYLFFPILIVFHLQLPIWLGLLLNMPMVLDGWTQKMNYRLSNNLLRLLTGILCGFGQSILIVGISERIISYVL, encoded by the coding sequence GTGATTAAACTAAAGGATGTAGCAGCGATTGTCCCATGTCATCGCAAGAAAGAGAGATGTCTAACGATTAGAGGGTATAAACTCCCGCTCTGTGCAAGATGTACGGGGATCTTGGTTGGATATCTCTTTTTTCCTATTTTAATCGTTTTTCATTTACAGCTACCCATATGGTTAGGATTGCTGCTAAATATGCCAATGGTTTTAGATGGATGGACACAGAAAATGAACTATCGTCTGAGCAATAATCTATTAAGACTTTTAACTGGAATCTTATGCGGTTTTGGACAAAGTATATTGATTGTTGGGATAAGTGAGCGGATCATTTCTTATGTTCTTTAA
- a CDS encoding NAD(P)H-dependent amine dehydrogenase family protein, translated as MLEKVRVIQYGCGKMGMVSLRYLYEKGAEIVGAIDSNPAVIGKDVGEVAGLDVKLNIPIKSNAEEVFKETDADVCIIMTKSLMTDTIDAFELAARHGVNAISTCEEAFYPWTTSPEITNRLDRIAKDHHCTLTGSGYQDVFWGNLITTLAGATHNIIKIEGKSSYNVEHYGIALAEVHGAGLSLEEFEEKIASNNDLPSFMRNSNEWLCSQFGWTIKSQNQKLVPMTHNEDLYSETLGKTIPAGHATGMSAVVTTVTHQGPVIVSECIGKVYAEGETDCNDWIIQGEPETVVKISNPATVELTCATVVNRIPDLLNAAPGFYTTEKMPVASYRTYPLHFY; from the coding sequence ATGTTAGAAAAAGTTCGCGTTATTCAATATGGTTGTGGAAAAATGGGTATGGTCAGCTTGCGTTATTTATATGAAAAGGGTGCAGAAATTGTTGGAGCCATTGATTCGAATCCAGCTGTTATCGGCAAGGATGTGGGGGAAGTCGCTGGGTTAGATGTAAAACTAAATATCCCTATTAAAAGTAATGCTGAGGAAGTATTTAAAGAAACGGATGCTGATGTTTGTATTATTATGACAAAGAGTTTAATGACAGACACTATTGATGCTTTTGAATTGGCTGCTCGTCACGGTGTAAATGCGATCTCTACTTGTGAAGAAGCGTTTTATCCATGGACCACTTCACCGGAAATTACGAATCGTTTAGACCGCATAGCAAAAGATCATCATTGTACATTAACAGGGTCTGGCTATCAGGATGTATTCTGGGGCAACTTAATCACAACTTTAGCTGGTGCTACACATAATATTATTAAGATTGAAGGGAAATCCAGCTATAATGTTGAGCATTACGGAATTGCTCTCGCCGAGGTGCATGGGGCAGGTTTATCATTAGAAGAATTTGAGGAAAAAATTGCGAGCAATAATGATCTACCATCCTTTATGAGAAATTCAAATGAATGGCTATGTTCACAATTTGGCTGGACGATTAAATCTCAAAATCAGAAATTAGTGCCAATGACACATAACGAAGATTTATATTCAGAAACATTAGGAAAAACGATCCCTGCTGGACACGCGACAGGAATGTCAGCTGTAGTGACAACTGTAACCCATCAAGGACCTGTAATTGTAAGCGAATGTATCGGCAAAGTGTATGCTGAAGGTGAAACAGATTGTAATGATTGGATCATTCAAGGTGAGCCAGAAACCGTTGTGAAAATTTCTAATCCAGCAACAGTCGAATTAACCTGCGCAACAGTTGTGAATCGAATTCCAGATTTATTAAATGCTGCTCCAGGCTTCTATACTACTGAAAAAATGCCAGTTGCAAGCTATCGTACGTATCCGCTTCATTTTTATTAA
- the queC gene encoding 7-cyano-7-deazaguanine synthase QueC produces the protein MLKDEKAIVVFSGGQDSTTCLFWALQTFKEVEVVTFNYNQRHKEEIECAKNIAKELNVKHHLLDMHLLNQLAPNALTRDDIEIKEGENGELPSTFVPGRNLIFLSFAAVLASQVGAKHIITGVCETDFSGYPDCRDVFIKSLNVSINLSMDKQFVIHTPLMWLDKSETWKLADELDALDYVREKTLTCYDGVIGDGCGECPACKLRNHGLEKYLKSQEGAEV, from the coding sequence GTGTTAAAAGATGAAAAAGCAATAGTTGTCTTTAGTGGTGGACAAGATAGTACGACATGCTTGTTTTGGGCATTGCAAACGTTTAAAGAAGTGGAAGTTGTAACTTTTAATTATAATCAAAGGCATAAAGAAGAGATTGAGTGTGCCAAAAATATTGCAAAAGAGTTAAATGTTAAACATCATTTATTAGATATGCACCTGCTAAATCAATTGGCTCCGAATGCATTAACAAGAGATGATATTGAGATAAAAGAGGGAGAAAATGGTGAGTTACCATCGACGTTCGTTCCAGGACGTAATTTGATTTTCCTCTCATTTGCTGCTGTGTTAGCGAGCCAGGTTGGTGCTAAGCACATCATTACTGGTGTTTGTGAAACAGACTTTAGTGGATATCCAGATTGCAGAGATGTTTTTATTAAATCATTAAATGTCTCCATTAATTTATCGATGGATAAACAATTTGTGATCCATACGCCATTAATGTGGTTAGATAAGTCAGAAACATGGAAACTTGCTGATGAATTAGATGCACTCGATTATGTTCGTGAAAAAACCTTAACTTGTTACGATGGAGTAATAGGTGATGGCTGTGGAGAGTGCCCAGCGTGTAAGCTAAGAAACCATGGGTTAGAAAAATATCTAAAGTCACAAGAAGGAGCGGAAGTATAA
- the queD gene encoding 6-carboxytetrahydropterin synthase QueD, translating to MGLDFYGFRIVENLQKMDQDIKKEDLKYHKKRVLVSKEFTFDAAHHLHCYEGKCKNLHGHTYNVVFGISGYVDEIGLVIDFGNIKEIWKKEIEIHLDHRYLNETLPKMNTTAENMVVWIYEKMSDAFNNRSEKYNDARIEFVRLFETPTSYAEVRREWMEG from the coding sequence ATGGGTCTAGACTTCTATGGTTTTAGAATAGTAGAAAACCTGCAAAAAATGGACCAAGATATTAAAAAAGAAGATCTTAAATATCATAAAAAGCGCGTGCTTGTGAGCAAAGAGTTTACCTTTGATGCAGCACATCATCTTCACTGTTATGAAGGGAAATGCAAGAATTTGCACGGGCATACGTATAATGTTGTATTTGGTATTAGCGGGTATGTAGATGAAATCGGTCTTGTTATTGATTTTGGAAATATCAAAGAGATCTGGAAAAAAGAAATTGAAATTCATCTTGATCATCGATATCTGAATGAAACATTGCCAAAAATGAATACAACAGCAGAAAACATGGTAGTTTGGATTTATGAAAAAATGTCGGATGCTTTTAATAATCGGTCAGAAAAATATAATGATGCCAGAATAGAATTTGTTCGTTTATTTGAAACCCCTACGAGCTATGCAGAAGTAAGACGGGAGTGGATGGAAGGTTGA
- a CDS encoding YczE/YyaS/YitT family protein, whose protein sequence is MKNEWFLRWSFFVFGLMILAFGISLTIEGKQLGIGPWDVFHYGLFLKFGLTIGSWSIITGCFLLLIYSVIKKEWPKIGSILNMVLLGLFIDFFNWLLPPIDSLIGESLVFMLGVILLGYGIGLYVSADLGAGPRDSFMLLIVEKTGWSIPWVRNGIEVFVLLIGWLLGGPIGIGSVFIAFGLGPILGISIPQCKKLFSFLLKQETSTTANTSIR, encoded by the coding sequence ATGAAAAATGAATGGTTTCTACGCTGGTCTTTTTTTGTTTTTGGATTAATGATTTTGGCTTTTGGGATTTCTTTAACAATTGAAGGGAAGCAATTAGGAATTGGACCGTGGGATGTTTTCCATTATGGGTTATTTCTCAAATTCGGGCTAACAATTGGATCTTGGTCGATCATAACTGGATGTTTTCTTTTGTTGATTTATTCTGTAATCAAAAAAGAATGGCCAAAAATAGGGTCGATTCTTAATATGGTGTTACTTGGATTATTTATTGATTTCTTTAATTGGCTTTTACCACCAATTGATAGTTTAATAGGAGAATCATTGGTGTTTATGCTCGGTGTTATTTTACTAGGATATGGAATCGGGTTATATGTTTCAGCTGACCTTGGAGCAGGGCCAAGAGACAGTTTTATGCTGTTGATTGTTGAAAAAACGGGCTGGAGCATCCCATGGGTACGAAATGGGATTGAAGTATTCGTTCTTCTTATAGGCTGGTTGTTAGGGGGTCCTATCGGAATAGGCTCGGTGTTTATTGCATTTGGGTTAGGGCCAATTTTAGGGATCTCTATCCCTCAATGTAAAAAATTATTTTCTTTTTTACTCAAACAAGAGACTTCGACCACTGCAAACACATCAATTAGATGA
- a CDS encoding ABC transporter permease: protein MRAQLFIGQSKLLSFTISKRTTFGRQIRAVGSNEQAARLSGIHVEKVKLRVYALIGILVSISAIIQVSRIGSMDFSNAGRGMEMDAIAAAIVGGTNMMGGRGFILGTFYGMPIIAVMNNLLNLFCVPPFLREAFKGVIVIVAVLLQKKEKTS, encoded by the coding sequence ATGCGAGCTCAATTGTTTATTGGGCAATCAAAGCTTTTATCCTTTACTATATCGAAGAGAACAACGTTCGGAAGACAAATTAGAGCGGTTGGATCAAATGAACAAGCAGCTAGACTTTCTGGCATCCATGTTGAAAAGGTAAAGCTGCGTGTGTATGCGCTCATAGGAATCCTTGTATCGATCTCTGCAATCATTCAAGTATCCAGAATTGGATCAATGGACTTCTCGAATGCAGGAAGAGGAATGGAAATGGACGCCATTGCTGCAGCCATTGTCGGTGGAACAAATATGATGGGAGGAAGAGGATTTATCCTTGGCACGTTCTACGGGATGCCTATCATTGCTGTTATGAATAATCTATTAAATCTATTTTGCGTTCCACCTTTCTTGAGAGAAGCCTTCAAAGGGGTGATCGTTATTGTTGCAGTGCTTTTACAAAAGAAGGAGAAGACATCTTGA
- a CDS encoding SET domain-containing protein: protein MIEVRTSPISDGEFNRGVFATRDIKKGELLHEAPVISYPNNQHQHIEKTILADYAFEYGKNHSAILLGYGMLFNHSYEPNATYEINFDNHTFDFYAFTDIKAGDEILINYNGDVDDKDQLWFNQD, encoded by the coding sequence ATGATTGAAGTAAGAACATCTCCAATAAGTGATGGAGAATTCAATAGAGGGGTATTTGCTACAAGAGATATCAAAAAAGGAGAGCTTTTACACGAAGCACCTGTCATTTCATATCCAAACAACCAACATCAACATATTGAAAAAACTATACTTGCTGATTACGCTTTTGAGTATGGGAAAAATCATTCTGCTATCCTTCTTGGCTATGGAATGTTGTTTAACCATTCTTATGAACCTAATGCAACGTATGAAATTAATTTTGATAACCACACATTTGACTTCTATGCCTTCACAGATATAAAGGCAGGAGATGAAATTTTAATCAATTACAATGGCGATGTGGATGACAAAGATCAACTGTGGTTTAATCAGGATTAA